Part of the Anas platyrhynchos isolate ZD024472 breed Pekin duck chromosome 12, IASCAAS_PekinDuck_T2T, whole genome shotgun sequence genome, CGCCCCGTGAGCCTGGGAACGGCGGGATAACCGTGGTCACCCACTGGGGCCCTGGGGCACGGGTACAGCGCTCTCCCACCGCCTCTTCCTCCTGAGGGAGGAGACTCCGGCCCTGGAGCAGGCCACGGCGGACGCCGCCGCACCCCCCCCGGCCGCAGAGCGACTCGCAGGCCGCTCCTGGAgcggcagggccgggggggctaCGGGCACGGAGCGCGGCGCCGCCTCGCCAACAGCCCAGACTCGGAgcgccgccgccggccgcccccctcccccggccgcTGCGCGCCTCAGCCGAGCCCTACCGGAATCCAgggcgggccgggcccggcgcgGCGACGCCGCACGAAGCCAACggccgggcggcggggagcgaACGAGGAAGCGGGCGGGCAGCCTCGGAGTCGGAGCCTCCGGAGGCGGAGTCTGTGAGGGCTTATAGGGCCGGGCCCAGCAGGCCGCGGGCGTTCCCTGCGCCGCGCCATGTGATGAGACAGCCGCCGGTCGTCCTCCGGAGCTTTGGCTTTTCCTTTCATAGGCGGGATGAGGCGGCCTGGTCCCACTGCACGCCGGCGGTAGCGGGCAGGGAGCGATGCTGCCCGCTTCCCCGACTCCCGGAGGCGCCTGAGGAGCCGTAAGGGGATCCGGAGGAGGGCGCGAGGGAGCCGCCCCTCGCCATGCCTGGTAGTGCcgggctccggcagctgcccggtcccggtcccggcagCGGGTGAGGGCGGCGGAGCCATGGTGAAGGAGGAGTGCAAGGCGTTGTTGGATGCGCTCAGTAAGGTGACCGCCTGCTACCGGCACATGGTGCTGACCATCGGCGGCACCTCGGACTCGCAGAACCTGCGCGAAGAGCTCAAGAAAACCCGGCAAAaagcccaggagctggcggTGGCCAACAGGAACAAGCTGACCGCGGTCCTGAAGGACAAAAGTGTGAGTAAGGAGGACAAAGCCGAGTTCGAGAGGCTATGGGTGATTTTCTCCACGTGCCTAGAGATCCTGGAGATCGACATGAGGAGGGCCCTGGAGCTGGGCCACGAGTTCCCGCTGAACGTCCCCAAAAAGCACCTGATACAAACGGGCATGAGCGGGGGAACCTCTGGCGTGGCCGCTAGGGCGATGAGCATCCAGAACATGAAATATGAGGCTGAGCACAATATAGATGTGGTGGATTTGAAAGACCTAGAAAACGAAATCAATCAGGTAGGAGAAATGATGTATGAGATGGAAATGAAGGTCAGTGTCCCTCAGTGGACGGTAGAGGCTAAGCAAGACCCTGGGGCTGAACTCAAATCCACCATCAGCATGGGCGCATCTTCTATTGGCATGATCTCtgtggaggaaaataaatccttcTGTGATATCAGCAAAATTCTAGCTGGGATTATTTTCTCCGCTGTCCTCATTATTGCCATTGTCCTGGCAGTGTGCGTGGTAAAGCTCTCTTAGGCTGGTGCAGGCTCTGACAAGCAGCCCCCATGGCTGCCTGTGAAGCGCTTCATGCCTCACATCTTCTCAAAACGGGTCACCCGGGTGAGCTGAGAATTGAAACCTaacacttgaaaaaataaagcaaaacttttGCCTCTCAAAATCCTAAAATGCACAGTTTCTTTCTGCGtgctttttgaagaaaacagatCTAAATCAGCCTGCAAATAGGATGTATTCGTTTGCTGGACTTGTAACAGTTAACTACGAAGTATCAGGGTATTATCACTACTGGCTGTAACAGGGATTTGTCTGCTATTAATAGATAACTAGTCTCAGAAGCATGTACTTTTTGTTCCCGAATAGGCTctgctgtttgctgctgctcACTGTTTACAGTATTTGGGAGTAACACAAATTTGGAGGCTAACAAAGTAAATAGAATgcaatgagatttttttcatcaaatacGCAAGATATTATTTCAGTGGACGAAAGGGGAAGGATGAAAACCCCAATAAATGAATGTAAGTGTCTATTCTGGATAAGTTAATGATTAGGGAAAGAGAAGGCGAGGAGGAggactgagaaaacaaaacaagcaatgtTCAGAAAATACTGATGGGAGATTTAGACTGCATTGTACAGAACCCAGTTACGTGGGTTGGCACAGCGCACACTAATGACTAGTGGCTTTCCACATccagagaggaaaaagggagaGTTGCATGTTCAGAAAAATACCAGCAAGCCTCATGGTTCTATTCCATGTTTATCATGATTTTATCTTCCCCTGCAGAAAGTCTAATTCCTGCCACTGTTTCAGATTCTTTCTGTAGAATGAAACTGTCTGAACATCACAGTTAACTATGAGGACAGGAGCAGTGAATCCACCCACAACAGATGCAATAATTTTTGAAAGTAGTCTGGCAAACAAAAATGATGTAGAGCTAAAGCAGACCTTTCTAATCGTCCCAAAAGAGATTCTCTCTTACATTGACGGGCAGGGATTTTTCCCTTTGTATGTACAGTCACATTTCCACAAAACCTTTGAGTTCTTTGCAGAAATACAGACAAAGCTAAAACAAGAAGTCTTGGTTTCACATTTCATTCATGTCTGATTAATCATGTGGGAAAGAGGAAGTCTGTAGGATTGGACCCATAATTGGTCCCATTTAATGCACTACAGGTTTGGGGGATAAATGCAAGAGCAGCAGAAAACTTTTCCAATGCTTACCTAAAAATTGTCAGTGATGAAATGTAGAACTGGGGGGGATACTAACTTTGCAGAGAAGCTCTATTATTGTCTTGAAAAAAGACCCATGTGTTGTGTTCCTTTATTATGTAACCTAAGGAGATTTGTTCTGTTCATCTAAATACACACTATCAATTCCAAACTCCACAGGCAAATAAAGGACCCGAAGACGTGGGGGCTTTAATAGATAATTACTCTGCCGCGCTGACTATTATGGGCACATTATCAAAAAGTAACAATCAGATGTGTCTGGTGATGTTACTAGACAATAATCTGTAggtttgttaaataaaattatgttgtCAACACTTGCGAACAGCTGATCTTTTTGAGTTGAGAACTAACCAATATTAAAAACTGCACCAGTTAAGTTTTTAGAACTTAAGAGAATTGTATTTGTGCAGAAAAGGCAAGTAACAAATTTGAATCTAGTCACTTGCAGGTGAGAAAAAAGAATGTGAAATAGAGGCCTGATTTAAAGGCTAATGACTATCATTTCTGTGAAGGATAATGTGAGTTTTGCACATTGATCCAGTCTAAACCTTCTTCTCGTGGAAATCCACGGTTTTGTAAaactccacattttttttttatgtatttcattCATTCCATAGGATGCGTTTTGTAAATAGCTAACTTAGGTTCTTAGAGATCCCCAGCAGCACTCTTACCAGGCAAGTCTGTTTCTATCAGTGCTACTGCTTTAGTCTGTCTAGACATAGACTAGATGTAAAAGCTGTGTGTTGATTTAAATGTCAAGATCTCCTTCACAATAATATTGAGTAAACATGTTTATGGAAAATAGCAAAAGCTGCAGGAGAATGTACAAATTTTGACTGCCACCACTAGTCACTAAGGATTCATGGATATTTTCACTCTTTGCACTCTCCTGTTACTTAGTTTACATGCAGGTGGATCAGAAGTTGGACTTTATTCTGCACTTCTTGAAAAGCTTATATTCCTTTTGAAATCAGATCATTTaacaacatttctgaaaatccaAGTAATGCAAGTCTAGTTTCTGGTGGATAAGTAAATGGTAATATCTACAGCATTGATTATCTTGTATTTTGGTATCCTAAAGTGGGTATACTGTTTTAAAATGGCTATTTTTGTAGAGCTGTTTTTAAGACTAGGTAATATAATCTTCAAAAGCAAGACTCAGTGAGTTCAGAAGTTGTAAATTTTCAGTCCATggcattttggggtggggaggatCTTGAGTAATACAGGACCCAAAGACTTCATATAAGTAGCCTATAATTATGCAAGTTGTACTTCATTTGAGTATGCACATGATTAATATTTAAAGGATTGAACCTtggaaaaatattgtattttcaaATCTTTAGACAAAGCTGATTGTGGATTTATTCATCATAAATTTGTTCCTAAAAATCTGTATTATCTCATATTTCAGCTATGTGAAATTAAAAGATGAAGTAGAATTGTAACAGAGGATTGGCACCATCTAAGTGGATAGTATTCCTGCTATTAATTtactaataataaaaaaacgCACTTGATACACACTTGATACAAGTGTACATTCAATGTGACAGGGTTCAGGCACTAGAGgacaaaaaatcaaaatcatatGAAGCCACTACTGCTCAAAgatatttatgtttcttttaaactaagaagaaaagaaatgtgctAGATTCACAGCCTTAGATTTTTCCCCACTGGAATGCAACTGGAAGGAGActagaaatgctgtttttgtaAGTGAATAATGTGAAGTCAAACTTCAAAATACTCTATATTTAGCATGATGAGAATACAGATACTCCGGTGCTGAACAGTGAACGAGAATGATACTGTGTTTTCACTACAAAAGAAGATGCTGGTTGCTTAATTTGAATCTTACTCCGGTTCTTTTGTCCTTATTTATAGGATACATATGTTAACTTTGCTATATACTAAAATCTTATTACTGACATGAATtactttgtgggtttttttgtttgtttttttttgcctgtgcaTGGGTGGTATTTTCTACACTTTGAATAAAACTTGTTACTGTCACCATTTAACTTAAAATAAAGTACATTCTTGTAGCTTATTTGTCAGCTTGCAGCAgtaattaaaaccaaacaaaaactgaaatattgacACAGCTTTTCAATTAATTCTTCTAAAGAAAAAGTTCCTATTTCAACCAAAGGAATCAAACTAATGCACAAAGTCCTCACGCtaaagttttctttaaataaacatgCCCTTTTCACACACCTGCAGatgaatatattaatatatcttAATTTATACTGCAGGGAAATTGGACATTTGAAAGCCAAAAAATCTCTGTCTTAAGAAACAGCTACAACAACATTCAGGATAACAGGCATGATGTTGCCTTCGGCACTGCTTGCTCAGTATTGTtgattaaaaacaaggaaacgTTGGCTTTGGAAACTGAAAACTAGAGAACAGACTAGGC contains:
- the RGS9BP gene encoding regulator of G-protein signaling 9-binding protein, which gives rise to MVKEECKALLDALSKVTACYRHMVLTIGGTSDSQNLREELKKTRQKAQELAVANRNKLTAVLKDKSVSKEDKAEFERLWVIFSTCLEILEIDMRRALELGHEFPLNVPKKHLIQTGMSGGTSGVAARAMSIQNMKYEAEHNIDVVDLKDLENEINQVGEMMYEMEMKVSVPQWTVEAKQDPGAELKSTISMGASSIGMISVEENKSFCDISKILAGIIFSAVLIIAIVLAVCVVKLS